One part of the Chlamydiales bacterium genome encodes these proteins:
- a CDS encoding adenylate/guanylate cyclase domain-containing protein, with product MVSTANKYSIKHIQGIPLRTTIVVFALFMILLGAIGVGITAFFSSKQIVNNLWKVISEEEGKNSINQTVNFFQQATIQSKTTIDLFQDHIINIDNQTQVINYFYTKLQEHPSFQWIFIIQPDGASIAAFRETNVAGIFVWISHPINSKNQEVSLYKYEPGKALQPIKKENAPFHDKSLIYKLTHQHPKGVWSNPYAYKIVKGIGIDYGKAIYVDGIFKGVLVIEYELTELQRFLHTMQKYKTHNMYLLTKNGDILADRTKYYISESLASGLVNIQNSDDDALKSAWQDVKKQSSSKGVIETKTSLGYFDTLPEITNTPWIVMTLISKEEFYAPIQEQTRHSILVAGSICFLCILFSFLFFTHVSKRLKEIANEMYSLSQFHVSTKTFSNTVSTIQEVNMMNSATDQLKHGIQCFAKYTPAELVSQLIQSGKPVTIGGEKKNITVLFVDIVSFTSFSETFPADITMSLLGEYLSSMNEQIESTGGIVDKYIGDGLMALWGAPKTLDNHALCACRAALKMKKKLLALQQKWQKEGKPELRHRMGINTGNAIVGNIGSDTKVEYTAIGGIVNLASRLESINKTYGTEIIVGPDIANPLSKEFLFRPLDFTLLKGEQEPIIIYELICPLEESTSTLTKSIEVYAQALELYKNKKFFDAEKLFDHVSELSGHNDLPSIFMAKKCRTEGLKKGIT from the coding sequence ATGGTAAGCACTGCTAATAAATACTCAATCAAACACATTCAGGGAATACCGCTGCGAACTACTATAGTTGTATTTGCCCTGTTCATGATACTACTTGGAGCAATTGGCGTTGGCATCACCGCCTTTTTCTCTTCAAAACAAATTGTCAATAACTTATGGAAGGTTATTTCTGAAGAAGAAGGTAAAAATTCAATTAACCAAACTGTAAATTTTTTTCAACAAGCAACCATCCAAAGTAAAACAACTATCGACCTTTTTCAAGATCATATCATCAACATCGATAATCAAACCCAAGTAATTAATTATTTTTATACCAAACTACAAGAACACCCTAGTTTTCAATGGATTTTTATCATCCAGCCAGATGGCGCTTCCATTGCAGCTTTTCGAGAAACAAATGTAGCGGGCATTTTCGTTTGGATCTCTCATCCAATAAATAGTAAAAATCAAGAAGTCTCTCTTTACAAATATGAACCTGGTAAAGCCTTGCAACCCATAAAAAAAGAAAATGCTCCCTTTCATGATAAATCTCTTATCTACAAACTAACGCATCAACACCCAAAAGGAGTCTGGAGTAACCCTTACGCCTATAAAATAGTTAAAGGTATTGGTATCGATTATGGAAAAGCGATTTACGTTGATGGGATTTTCAAAGGCGTACTTGTCATCGAGTATGAACTTACCGAACTGCAACGCTTTTTACATACGATGCAAAAATACAAAACCCACAATATGTACCTACTTACTAAAAATGGCGATATTTTGGCAGATCGCACTAAATACTATATAAGTGAATCTCTTGCATCTGGCCTTGTCAATATTCAAAATTCAGATGACGATGCTTTAAAAAGTGCATGGCAAGATGTAAAAAAACAATCCTCTTCAAAAGGTGTTATAGAAACAAAAACGTCTCTTGGATACTTTGACACCCTACCTGAAATTACAAACACACCATGGATTGTCATGACACTCATTTCAAAAGAGGAATTTTATGCCCCAATCCAAGAACAAACAAGACACTCTATCCTCGTTGCAGGATCTATCTGTTTCCTTTGTATTCTTTTTAGCTTTCTATTCTTTACACATGTGTCTAAGCGCTTAAAAGAAATTGCAAATGAAATGTATTCTCTCTCTCAATTTCATGTTTCAACTAAAACGTTCTCTAATACTGTATCAACTATCCAAGAAGTAAATATGATGAATAGTGCAACAGATCAATTAAAACATGGTATTCAGTGCTTTGCAAAATACACTCCTGCAGAACTTGTTTCACAGCTTATTCAATCAGGAAAACCTGTAACAATCGGTGGTGAAAAAAAGAATATCACTGTGTTGTTTGTAGATATTGTTTCCTTCACATCTTTTTCAGAAACATTTCCAGCTGATATAACCATGAGCTTGTTAGGAGAATACTTGAGCTCTATGAATGAACAAATTGAATCTACAGGAGGCATCGTTGATAAATACATAGGAGATGGTCTCATGGCTCTATGGGGCGCACCAAAAACTCTTGATAACCACGCTTTATGCGCTTGTAGGGCAGCTCTTAAAATGAAGAAAAAATTACTAGCACTGCAACAAAAATGGCAAAAAGAGGGAAAACCAGAACTGCGCCACAGAATGGGTATCAATACAGGAAACGCTATTGTGGGTAATATTGGTAGTGACACAAAAGTGGAATATACTGCAATTGGGGGCATTGTAAACCTTGCAAGTAGACTAGAATCTATAAATAAAACATATGGCACAGAAATCATTGTAGGTCCTGACATTGCAAATCCTCTTTCAAAAGAATTCTTATTTAGACCTCTTGATTTTACTCTTCTCAAAGGAGAACAAGAGCCCATCATCATCTATGAACTCATTTGCCCTCTTGAGGAGTCAACAAGTACTTTAACAAAATCTATCGAAGTTTATGCCCAGGCATTAGAACTCTACAAAAATAAAAAATTCTTTGATGCTGAAAAGCTATTTGATCATGTAAGTGAACTTTCAGGACATAATGATCTACCCTCTATCTTTATGGCAAAAAAATGCCGTACTGAAGGTTTAAAGAAGGGGATAACATGA